Below is a genomic region from Granulicella sp. L56.
GGAAGGCGAAGCCGCAACGACAAATATCGCCGTTGCCTATTCTTATGTTCTTAAATAAACCGAAGCCCTAAGCCACCATCCCCGCAACCAGCATCTCCCCCACCGTCTTGCCCAGCACCGGATGCACCATCCCCGGCGCGATCTCGGTCAGCGGCTCCAGCACAAACCGCCGCTCATGCATCTCCGGATGCGGCAGCGTCAGCTCCACCGTCGCCATCACCACCGCCTCGTACAGCAACAGGTCCAGGTCGATCACTCGCGGCCCCTTGGCGATCATCCGCTGCCGCCCCATCGCGTGTTCGATAGCAAGCAGCTCGCGCATCAGTTCCAGAGGCTCCAGCTCCGTCTCCAGCACCAGCGCCGCATTTAGAAAACGCGGCTGCGCCAGGTACCCCACAGGCTCCGTGTCATAAAACGACGACACCGCCCGCACCGTCCCCAGCGCTCTCATTCTGCGCACCGCCTCGCGCAGGTTTGCCTCGCGGTCGCCGAACTCCGACTCCAGGTTCGACCCCAACGCAACCGCAGCTACTCCTGCCACAACCATGCAACATCCTCGAACAATGAAATGAGTGAACTTGAAAACTCTTATTTGATTTTAAAGATTGCTCTGCCGATGAAGTTTTTGAAGGAAGGTCCCACCCCGTAGGCCTTAGGGGTACGCCATACAAATTACCACGTCACCGGCAGCAGAGGCCACGTCAATCGGGCTTAGGCAGAGACCTGCTGCAACCCCATCGGAACAGCCTCCGCATCGGGCACCTCATCGTACCCATGCGCCAGCTCCCACGCCGAGCGGTCCCGCATCAGCCGTTGCACCAGCGCCGTATGCATGGCATGGCCCGCTCTCTCCGCCACCACCCGCCCCTGAATCCGCCGTCCCGCCAGCGCCAGATCGCCAATCAGGTCCAGAACTTTGTGCCGCACAAACTCGTCCTCGAACCGCAGCGGCCCATTTTCAACGCCTTGCCGCGACAAAATAATGGCGCTGTCGTCCGAGACCCCGCGAATCAGCCCCATATCGCGCAGCATGGCCTCGTCTTCCTTGAAGCCGAAGGTCCGCGCAGGAGCGATCAACTTAACATAGTCGCCAGTCGCCAGGTCACCCGTAAACCGCTCATAACCAATCGGCTCAGGAAAGTCGATCGTGTACTCAATGCCATACCCCGAACCCGGATAGACGCCGATAAACTTCGACCCGTCGCGCACCTCGACGTCCTTCAAGATGCGGATATACTCCCGCCTCCGACGCTGCTGCTTCAGCCCAACAGAATGAAACGCCTGCACATAAGGCAGCGAGCTTCCATCGAGGATCGGCACTTCGAGGTTGTCCATCTCCACGATGACGTTGTCCACGCCAAACCCGATCAGCGCCGACAGCAGATGCTCCGTCGTCGAGATCAAAACGCTCTGCCGCATCAGGCTGGTCGCGTAGCTCACCTTGGCCACGTTGCGTCCAATCGCTGCAATCTCGAAGTTGTCCAGATCGGTGCGGCGAAAGACGATACCCGAACCCGCAGGGGCCGGAACCAGTCGCATCGTGACCGGCGCGCCGCTGTGCAGCCCCACACCGCTGAACCCTACCTCCGACCGGATTGTCCGCTCAAAGTGAGCCTCAAATGCCACGAATCTAAATCTCCTGCAAGATCTCCTGCAAACAGCCTCGGGCTAGATTACAGGCAGATCAACATCGGGCGATGTGGTAAAAACGCCACACTCAGAAAAAATGGTTGACCATTTTTATCCCTCCCATTGCCTCCCTATAAGCCATCCATTTGCTATAACATCCGTGCATGAACCCTAAAGCCGTCCTCGCCTGCGCCGAAACCCGAAGCGAATGGATTCGCACCAGCCTTCGCGATCTCGTCCGCCAGGAATCCCCAAGTGAGGATCGGACGGCAGTTAACGCCGCAGTAACTCTCGTCGAAGCCCATGCCCGCACCCTCGGCGGCCGCATCAAACGCCATCGGCAAAAGCAGTTCGGCGACGTCCTCGAACTACGCTTCGGACCCACCCGTTCCCCGCGCAAGCCCATCCTCCTGCTCGGCCACCTCGACACCGTTTGGCCGATGGGAACCCTCAAAACCATGCCCTGGCGCGAAGAAGGAGTCCACTTTTACGGTCCCGGCGTCCTCGACATGAAGGCCGGAGTCATCATGGCGCTGGCCGCCATCGACATCCTACGCGAGCTGAAGCTCTCACGCCCCGTCATCCTTCTGCTCAACAGCGACGAAGAGGTCGGTAGCACCGTCTCTCGCCCCATCACCGAAACGCTCGCCCGCGAATGCTCCGCCGTCTTCGTGCTGGAACCCGCCCAGAGCCTCGCCTACAAGACCGCCCGCAAGGGAGTCGGCCAATATGAAGTGCAAGTCACAGGAGTCGCCGCACACAGCGGCGTCGACTTCGAGCGCGGCCACTCCGCCATTCTCGAACTGGCAAAGCTCATCCAGACCATCTCCAGCTTCACCGATCTCTCCATTGGCCGAACCGTAAACTGCGGCCTCATCTCCGGCGGAACCCGCTCCAACGTCATCGCCCAAAGCGCGACGGTCGAGATAGACGTCCGCATCGCCAAGGCCAGCGACGCCGCCCGCGTCGAAAAGCTCTTCCGCAGTCTCAAGTCCTCCGACCCCCACTGCAAGCTGCACATCACCGGAGGCATCAACCGCCCACCGATGGAGCGCAAGTCCGGCACCATCGCTCTCTTCAAACAAGCTCGCAAATTAGCCGTTGAATTAGGCTTCGACCTACCCGAAGCCTCCACCGGCGGCGGCTCCGACGGCAACTTCACCGCCGCACTCGGCATTCCCACACTCGACGGCATGGGAGCCATCGGCGAAGGCGCTCATGCCGCCCACGAACACGTCGTCACCGAGCACCTCGTCCCACGCACCGCGCTGCTGGCCGCCCTGCTTGCGAGTGCTGACTAGAACCATAGCTCTTTCCTTTCGGGCGTAGCTTCCTTTGTTTTCGGCTCAGGCGTAGCTTCCTTGTTTGTCATTCCCGAAGGGAATCTGCGTTCTGTCCGAATCACCAAAACTACATCTGGAAGAGAGCCGCTCTAGCCCGCTAATCCGGCGTCCGCTTCGGCAAGCAGAGCGACAGTCCGCGCAATCGGCAACCCAACCACATTGAAGTAGCAGCCTTCAATTCGTGGAATCCACCGCGCAGCATAACCCTGAATGGCATACGCTCCGGCCTTGTCCAGCGGCTCACCGGTGGAGACATACTCATTGATCTCGCCATCGCCGATGACGTTGAAGGTCACCTGCGTGATCTCCACCTCGCTCTTGACTCCCTTGCGCGTCACCGCAGCCAGCCCGGTGAGCACCGCGTGAGTACGTCCACTCAAAAGCTGCAACATGCGCCGCGCGTCGGCAGCGTTGGCAGGTTTGCCGAGAATGTTTCCCTCGCTGACCACAGCCGTATCGGCCCCGAGTACGATCAGCGGGTCTGCCTCCGTATCGACAGCCGAGTGGCGAGCCCACACCGCCTGCGCCTTTTCGACAGCCAGCCGCTGAACATAAGCCGCAGCAGCCTCATCCGGCAACCGTTCTTCGTTCAGATCGGCGGCTTCAACGGTAAACGAGAGAGCCGCCTGAGTTAGCAGTTCGCGGCGACGAGGCGAGGCAGAGGCAAGTATCAGCATGAAATTCAAAGTCCTTCTCAATTGATCCCAAGTATCTGCTTCTCAGAATATCCTCACCCTGCAAGGCAGCCTGTTGAGCTTCTTCAAATGGCAAGAGAAGAACAGGCAACAACAAAATACAGGGGTCTCTCCACTACGCTGCGCTCCGGTCGAGATGACGTAGGTTAGCAGGTCGAGAAGATGGCAACAAAGCACGTCATCTCGACCGAAGGCGTGCAGCTTTATCGCACGACGCAGCGGAGAGACCACTGTATTTCGCCGTTGTCGTTAACTCACTTACGCTGTTCTTCAACGATTGCAGTTTCAACCAGCCCGCTTCAATTCACAAGAGGGTTCTTCTCCACCGAGATCACAGCCTGCATCGCGTGCGTCTCTCCCGGAGCCAGCGTCACCGTATTGGCCGCTGCGTTGACCGTCTCGACGCACAGCATCTCATGCCATTCGTCTTCGCCTAGATCGGCCATCGCCTTCCACGGATTGAAGACGACAGTGGTATCGGAGTTTGTCTTCGCCACCGTAATCTTTCGGCGTCCGGCAGCATCATGCAGAACGCAGGTGGCAGCCGTGCTCTGATAGACGCGGTCGGTAGCCCCGGCAAAGGTGAGCGGCGCATGGGCGGCAGGCTTCTCGCGCATCCCGTCGGCCTTGTCGATAAACGGCGTCGGCTCCAGCCCAGTCACCGTGACCTCATGAACATCCATCACGGAGTAATAGGTGTGCAGCGCCTCTTCAAAGACCAGCGGCACCGCAGCATCGTTGGCCACCGCAAGCTGCATGGTGAGCGTCCTGCCAATCACCAGCCGATACGCCAGGCGGAAGTTGTCGAAGCCCAGCTCGCGGCTCATCTCTGTGGGAGCCAGCGTGAAGGTCAGGTGCAGGTCCTCTCCCGCGAGCGCGGCAAAGGCAAGCGTCCAGTCCTGAATGCGGGCAAAGCCGTGCGACGGCCCGGCCTTGCCGTCATGCCGATTGGCAAACCATGGAAAGGCAATCGGCACACCGCCGCGGATGGGTTTGCCCGGCACAAAGTCGCTCTTACGGCTGAGAAAAAGCACCGGTCGCTCGCCCGCCGGCTGCCACGCCGTCAGGTGCGCGCCCTGCAGATAGATCGTGGCCGTCGCATGGGGCGTCGTCACGTCGGCATAGATCAGCCCGCCGGGGATCTGGTGAAACCCCAGAACACCAGGGATAGCGAAGTGTTCGTTAAGCTCAACAAGTTCCATGTACTTCTTATTGCCTTTCGTCGATATTTCTTCGGCGCAGTTAAATCTGCGAGTACGGTGCCGGGCTGAGAATCAGGTTCGAGATGTTGCTCACGATCTGCTCGAAGGCGTAGCGCGGATCGCTCGACAGCTTCTTCCAGCCGGGATCGCTGCCGAATGCCTTCCATTTCTCGGTCAGGTCCGACAACTCGGGATAGCTGAGCATGTAGGTCAGGTTGGGCATACGTGGCCCAATCAGCGTGTCGCCATAAAAGACCTGGTCAAAGCCCGCCTTCTGAAAGTACTCGAACTCGCCTTTGTGGAACATCTCCACCTTGCGAACGTGGTCGGCATCGCTTGGGCTCTCGTAGGTGCGAAGCTGAAAGACGCGCTTGCCGTGCTGCGCCGCCGAAGGCGGAGGAGTCAGCCTGGGATGGCCGGGGAAGGCGCTGAGCAGCGTGCTCTCCGTGCGGATGAACGCGGGCGCAGTGGCAGGCGCGCTCCAGAACGGCTCCGCCGCTTTCATGAAGGCCTCGTCCTCGGCCAGCCGCAGATCGACGTTCACCAGAGTCTCAAGATTAGTCGAAGGCATCAGCACATAGAGCTTCGGCGTCTCCGGGCCCAGGTCGAGATGAAATGCGCCCACCGGCGCAATGCCCAGCCGGTTCAGCGCGGGAATCAGCGCGTCGCCCACAAAGTTGTCCGTCAGCTTCGTCTGCGGCCCGGTCTGCAGGTGGTACTTGCGCAGGTGATAGTACTCGCGGGGACCGGCGGCAGGGGTCTGCGATTGTGCCTGATTCGCAAACGCAAGAGTGGACGCGGCAAGGGACGAGGTCAAGAATTCACGCCGTTTCATTGAATCTCCTGTGAATAGATTGTCCACCAAAGCGGGACAAGAACGCACCTCGAAGCATACCGCGAACCGGCTGCCGATGTCCGCTCGCCTCGCATGGCTTTATGCTGGAAAGATGATGCGCCGCATTCCGGTCGGTCTTTTGCTCTCCTGCGCTCTGCTGCTCAGTGCCACGCGCGCTGCCTCTGCCATCGAGGTCAGGATCTCGTCGCAGGCGCTCGAGCGCACCTTGCGCGCGCAACTGTTCAACGGCCCCGAGGGCCGCTACTACATGCGTGGCGACATCAAGTCGGCCTGCTACGTCTATGCCGATTCGCCGCATGTCACCTTCATGAAGGACCGCATCGTCGTCCACGTCCACGCGCGGGCCAAGCTCGGAACCTCGGTCCACGGCGTCTGCATCGGCGTGTCCATGGATACCGAGGCAGACGTCTCCATGGTTCCCGAGGCGCAGGAGGAGAGCATCGGCTTTCGCGACGCCCACATCGAGCACCTCAGCGAGTCGAAGGAGCTGAACTTTCTTCTCGTGCCCTTCCTCGACCGCAAGCTGCCCGACCAGATGAAGGTAAACGCCGCCACCCTGATGCGTCAGTTGCTCAGCCAATCGACCCAGACCACGGGCTACGCCTTCACCTTAAGCTCGCTGAAGCTGCACTCCCTCTTCGTCGAGGGCAAGATGCTGGTGCTCGACGCCGACGCCGGATTGAACGTGGACTGAAGCCGCGTGGCTATTGGGCCGTGGTGTCAGCCGGAACGCCGACCGGGGCTACAGGGGAAGAGACAGCAGGCGTCGAAGGAGAAGGTGCTGCCGGTTCACGATGGTGCAGTTGCGGCTCACTGTCTGCGGCCGGCTGCACGGAGGTCGCTGGCGCAGCAACCGTGCTGCCCTGCGTTGCACCAATGGCCTGGATATCTCCCGGCAGCAGTTCCTGTGGCGAATTTTTCGGCGCCTTGAAACGGCCATCCGCCAGATAGGCCACGATCATTCCGGCAGTGACCTGCGGGCTCAGCACAAACAGCGGCACCACATACTTCTTCGACTTCACCAGCGACTCCACCACGCCATTAATCGGATGGCTGCGATGGATCGTGCCCGGCACCTGCGGAATCACGTACGTGGAAAACTCCAGTTCAGGATGCCGCTTGGCATACTTGGTCAGCGACCGCGCCACCTGCTTGGGAGTAGTAATGCCCACGTCGATAACGAAGTTCCGATGAATCGAGTGCGGATAGTAGACATTCAGCAGCATCTTCGAGAAGTCGGCGCAGTTATGGAAGAAGAGATTGAAGTGGCTGACGTTGCGGTTATCGTTGAACTCGGCGATAAAACGCGCATCGGCCTCGGGCGTCGTCTCGATCTGGAAGCCGTAGATCTTGCGGTCGTAGGAGGCGCCGATGAGCTGAATCCAGTCCCCCTTGGGCGCCTCACCCGCGTCTTTTCCTTCGCTGACGTCGGGGATGATATCGAGCAGATGTTTGCGCCGATAGGCATCGCGCAACTGCGCTTCCAGCTCTGCGTCCGCCGTTGACGGAATGTCCTCCACCCGGTCGACCGCGTAAAGATAGGGCACCAGCGGAACCGCCAGCCAGTCATAGCCCGCGACCCTGTGATAGCGGCTGATGACGACGCCGAATTCACCGGGGCGGCAGGCACGCAGTTGCGTCGGCGTCTCCGCGCAGATGTGGTTCAGGTAAATCGCCGCATGACCAGTCGGATTGAGCGCTCCAAAGGTGCCGTAGGGCTCTTCCATCAGCAGCGACGCATCGGCATAGGCGCGCACTCCACCCGCTGCTGCGATCAGCGCCGCCAACACCATGAGAGCCGTTCGTATGTGTTTCATCCAAACCTTTCCGCGTTGGGACATCTGGGACTTCAAAAAACGCTACTTGATATAACACCACTCCACGCGGTCTGGTTGCGGAACTTCCACCGTGACGCTCGCTTTTAGTTGGATGCATCAATAGAAAAGCTGAAGAAGATAGCCCCCGTGAAGAGCGGAGGCCGAAGCACTTCGCTGAAACGAACCGACTAAGCCATCAACGATCAGCGCGTCGGCAATAATTTTCGGCGTTCGGTTTCGAGATAGGTATACCGAATGCGGTGGATCACCGTCGTCGTCGAGAAGAAGGCGAGCACCCAAAGCGCGGCCGCCATCACTCCCCAATGGTTGCACAGCGCACCAAGAATGACGCAGACGATACGCTCGGGCCGTTCCATGAATCCGACCTTGCAGCTCCCGATCAGCGCCTCGGCGCGTGCGCGCGTATAGCTCACCATCAGCGATGCGGTCATGACGAAAGCCACCAGCCCGACATAGAACAGCCGGTTGCCGCGGGCATAAAAGACCAGCAGGCCGAAGAAGATCACCACGTCGGAGTAGCGGTCGATCACCGAATCGAAGAACGCGCCGAAGACCGAAACCTGGTTGGTCTGGCGCGCCACCCGGCCATCGACCATGTCGAAGATACCGGCGCCGATGATGATCAGCCCCGCATAAAAAAACATGCGATCGGCATTGCGGACGCGAGCGAAGCCGAAGAAGAGCGCGGCAACAATGTTGATCAGCAGGCCGATAAAGGTAAGCACGTTGGGTGAGATTCGGGTAAGTGCAAGACCGTTGACGATCTTCTGCAGCAGCCAGCCGCTGCCCTTGCCGAATGCACTTGTCCAGGTCAAAAAACTTGCCTCCAAAAAGACTGCCTTACCTTACTACTGAAATTCGTGGCCCGACTGAATTTATTCGG
It encodes:
- the folK gene encoding 2-amino-4-hydroxy-6-hydroxymethyldihydropteridine diphosphokinase, whose protein sequence is MVVAGVAAVALGSNLESEFGDREANLREAVRRMRALGTVRAVSSFYDTEPVGYLAQPRFLNAALVLETELEPLELMRELLAIEHAMGRQRMIAKGPRVIDLDLLLYEAVVMATVELTLPHPEMHERRFVLEPLTEIAPGMVHPVLGKTVGEMLVAGMVA
- the lpxC gene encoding UDP-3-O-acyl-N-acetylglucosamine deacetylase, giving the protein MAFEAHFERTIRSEVGFSGVGLHSGAPVTMRLVPAPAGSGIVFRRTDLDNFEIAAIGRNVAKVSYATSLMRQSVLISTTEHLLSALIGFGVDNVIVEMDNLEVPILDGSSLPYVQAFHSVGLKQQRRRREYIRILKDVEVRDGSKFIGVYPGSGYGIEYTIDFPEPIGYERFTGDLATGDYVKLIAPARTFGFKEDEAMLRDMGLIRGVSDDSAIILSRQGVENGPLRFEDEFVRHKVLDLIGDLALAGRRIQGRVVAERAGHAMHTALVQRLMRDRSAWELAHGYDEVPDAEAVPMGLQQVSA
- a CDS encoding M20 family metallopeptidase, which produces MNPKAVLACAETRSEWIRTSLRDLVRQESPSEDRTAVNAAVTLVEAHARTLGGRIKRHRQKQFGDVLELRFGPTRSPRKPILLLGHLDTVWPMGTLKTMPWREEGVHFYGPGVLDMKAGVIMALAAIDILRELKLSRPVILLLNSDEEVGSTVSRPITETLARECSAVFVLEPAQSLAYKTARKGVGQYEVQVTGVAAHSGVDFERGHSAILELAKLIQTISSFTDLSIGRTVNCGLISGGTRSNVIAQSATVEIDVRIAKASDAARVEKLFRSLKSSDPHCKLHITGGINRPPMERKSGTIALFKQARKLAVELGFDLPEASTGGGSDGNFTAALGIPTLDGMGAIGEGAHAAHEHVVTEHLVPRTALLAALLASAD
- a CDS encoding nucleoside triphosphate pyrophosphatase, with translation MLILASASPRRRELLTQAALSFTVEAADLNEERLPDEAAAAYVQRLAVEKAQAVWARHSAVDTEADPLIVLGADTAVVSEGNILGKPANAADARRMLQLLSGRTHAVLTGLAAVTRKGVKSEVEITQVTFNVIGDGEINEYVSTGEPLDKAGAYAIQGYAARWIPRIEGCYFNVVGLPIARTVALLAEADAGLAG
- a CDS encoding D-hexose-6-phosphate mutarotase, which encodes MELVELNEHFAIPGVLGFHQIPGGLIYADVTTPHATATIYLQGAHLTAWQPAGERPVLFLSRKSDFVPGKPIRGGVPIAFPWFANRHDGKAGPSHGFARIQDWTLAFAALAGEDLHLTFTLAPTEMSRELGFDNFRLAYRLVIGRTLTMQLAVANDAAVPLVFEEALHTYYSVMDVHEVTVTGLEPTPFIDKADGMREKPAAHAPLTFAGATDRVYQSTAATCVLHDAAGRRKITVAKTNSDTTVVFNPWKAMADLGEDEWHEMLCVETVNAAANTVTLAPGETHAMQAVISVEKNPLVN
- a CDS encoding NIPSNAP family protein, with the translated sequence MKRREFLTSSLAASTLAFANQAQSQTPAAGPREYYHLRKYHLQTGPQTKLTDNFVGDALIPALNRLGIAPVGAFHLDLGPETPKLYVLMPSTNLETLVNVDLRLAEDEAFMKAAEPFWSAPATAPAFIRTESTLLSAFPGHPRLTPPPSAAQHGKRVFQLRTYESPSDADHVRKVEMFHKGEFEYFQKAGFDQVFYGDTLIGPRMPNLTYMLSYPELSDLTEKWKAFGSDPGWKKLSSDPRYAFEQIVSNISNLILSPAPYSQI
- a CDS encoding CDP-alcohol phosphatidyltransferase family protein — its product is MTWTSAFGKGSGWLLQKIVNGLALTRISPNVLTFIGLLINIVAALFFGFARVRNADRMFFYAGLIIIGAGIFDMVDGRVARQTNQVSVFGAFFDSVIDRYSDVVIFFGLLVFYARGNRLFYVGLVAFVMTASLMVSYTRARAEALIGSCKVGFMERPERIVCVILGALCNHWGVMAAALWVLAFFSTTTVIHRIRYTYLETERRKLLPTR